GAAGACCTGTGCGCCGTTCGGGAGTACGAGCAGGTCACCCGGGTCTTGCCCCTCGGGCAGGCGCGCGGCGTAGACGAGGAAGCTTCTAGCGATCTCGAGGTCCAGCCCCGCGAGCGTGGCCTTGCGGCCGGCTTCGTCCGCGTCGAAGGCCAGGTACACGCGCTCCACGCCCGCCCGCTTCAACAACAGGGCCTGGTCGGGGCTTAGCGCGGAGCCTAGCACGGCGACCGCTTCCGGCCAGCCCATCTGGTGCAGGGCGATCACGTCGAACAACCCCTCCACCACTACGGCCTGCCGCCGTTCGCGAAGCGCGGCGCGAGCCTGCGCGTACCCGTACAGGAGCTCGCTCTTCTTGAAGATCGGGGTCTCCGGCGTGTTCAGGTACTTGGGTGTGTCCTCTGGGTTCAGCACCCGACCGGTGAAGGCCACGACCCGGCCCAAAGGATCGTGGATGGGGAAGATGACCCGGTCCCGGAAGCGGTCAAAGACCCGCCCGTTTCGCTCAATAAGCAACCCCGCCTCGACCCCTTGCCGCGGGTCCACCCCGTGCTTTTGCAGGTAGCGCAGGAGCCCATCCCACCCTGGGGGCGCGTATCCTAGGGCGAACCGCTCGACGGAAGCCTCCGTAAGGCCCCGTCGCTGCAGGTACGCCCAGGCCTTCCCCTCGAGGTGGGAGCGAAAGTAGGCCAGGGCCAGCTCGTTGATCTCCAGTAACTCGCGCCGGGGTTTTGCGTTCCGCTCGGCGCGTGGAAGCTCGACGCCCGTCTCTTGAGCGAGCTTTTCCAGGGCCTCCTGGAAGGTGATCCCCTCGATGCGCTCGAGGAAGCTGAACGCGTCCCCGCCGGCCTTGCACCCAAAGCAGTAGAAGAGCCCCTTCTCCTCGTCCACGTGGAAGGAGGGGGTTTTCTCCTTGTGGAAGGGGCAAAGACCCTTCCAGCGCCCCTTGCCTGCGGGGCGCAACGCGACGTAACGTTCAACGAGCCCTTTGAAGTCCAGCCGGGCCCGAATGGCCTCGCGGGGGTCCATGGCTTACCTCAACAGTTTACTCGCGCGGAGGGCTTCCTTCCAGGCGTACCGCGCCCACCCCCCTAGGATACCGTAGCCTTCCAGTTTCCGTGAGGGAACCGGGGAAACGGTCTGCCCTAGACGCACCAACAGGCTGCGCCGCCAGAGCTCTATCGCGGGCAGGCTTGCGGTGAAGTTCAGCAGGTGGTCCACCTTGCGTCCCTCGGCCAGCTCGAGCTCCGCCCGGAGGATGCGGGCTACCTGGTGAAACCCCATGAACCCGGTTTTGGCTGTGTGGTGCAGCAGGTACTGTGCGAGGGCGCGGGTGCGGGCGATGTCGCGCGGACGCAGGTACAGGGCAAGCGCGCACAGTGTGAGGTAGCGGGCGTACGGGTTTCTTCCGGTGTGCGCCCAGCGGAGCGCGGTGCGAAAGTACGCGCGGGGGTCTTGCTCCGTTTGCCACGCACGGATCCCCAGGGCGGCGTGCACGAAAGCCTGCACGTCCGGGTGAGGTTGGGAGACGAGTTCCTGGCTCAGCTCGCAAAAACGCGCTTCGGATCGTTTGTCGGGCTTCAAGGCGTGGGCCAGCGCGAGCAGCGCCCCGGCCCAAGGGTGACGGGTACGCGCGTACACGGTTTCTCCCAACGCCACCGCTTCCGGCAGGTGGCCGGTTTCGATCAGGTACCGCAGGTACACCCCATACACCCGTGCTTCTTCCTCCGAGGTGCGCGCCTCCTCAAACATCGCGCGCGCCTTCTCCAGCTGCTGGCGGGCCGCCTCGTAGTTACCTTGATCCAGGTACAGCCCCCCCGTGACCGCGTGCACGACCGCGACGAGCGCCGGGTGGAGGTCCTGGGCCTGCTCGAGCGCCCGCTCACTCCAGGTCATGGCTGCGGCGGGGTGGCCTTGGCGCCACAAGAGTCCGGAGATTTCAAGCGCGGCCTTCACGGCCTCGTAAGCTTGACCGAGGCGCAAGCAGCGGGCGTACCCCTCCTCGAAGGTCCGGCGCGCTGATTCCATTTTGTGCAGTTGCTTCAATGCCTCGCCGCGTACCAGGAGAAGCTCCGCCGCGAGTGGGCTGTCCTCAGGCACCTCGGGCAACAGCGCCTCGGTACGCGAGAGCGCGAGGGAGGCGGGTTCTAACCGCGCGAGGGAGAGTTGGGCGCGCAGGTCGTTCGGACGAGCCGCGAGGTACGCCTGGAGCGCGAGCGCTTCGCGGGCCTCCTTGTCCCGCCGAAGCTCGCTCAAGGCGAGGCCAACGTAGTAGTGCCGGTCGGGCTCGGGCAGGGTTTGCGCCCACTCAAGGGCTTGTTTGGGGGTGCCCCGCGCGAGCGCGAGCTGCGCCAGGTCGCGGCGGGCCGCTTGGCGCAACGCGTCGGTGGGTGCGATCTCGAGGGCCTGCCGATAGAAGAGTTCCGCCTGGGAGAGCATTCCGGACTGGGCGGCGCGCTGCGCGGCGACGCGCAGCATACGGTAGGCGCGCTCGTGCTCCCCTGCCTTGGCGTAGTGGTGCGCAGCGGACTGGGCCCATCCCGGATGCCCTTTCTTAACCAGCCACTCCGCAATCTTCCGGTGCCAAGCCGTTCGCTGAGGCAAGGGCACCAGTTCAAGCGCCGCCACCGGGTAGAACGGATCGGTGAAGCTGTACTGCTCCTCGTCCGGCATCAGGCTTTGCGTGCGCTTCAGGTACCCCTCCGCCACCAGGCGGGCGAGCGCCGGACGGGGATCATGCTTCAAAATCTGTTGTAACAGACCAGCCCACGTGTGCTGCCCGCACACGCTCGCCGCGAGCAGCGCGGTGCGCGCCTCGACCGGCAGGGTGTCCATCCGGGATTGCAGCGCTGCGGCCAAGGACGAGGCAGGCTGAGGCATGAGCGCTAGGAAACGCATCACCAAAGGGATGCCCCCGCTTTGGCGGTAGATATGCTCGAGGGCTTCCGGGCTGAGGTTGGGACGAAGGTGGCGCAGGTACGCCTGCCCAGCCTCCGGCGGTAAAGGCCCTACGTGCAGCGAGGTGCGCCAGTAGTCCTTGCGCGAGGTCGCGAGGAGGAGGATCCGGCCCCACTGCCCCTCAGCGAAGCGGTGCGTGAGCTGGCGCACCGTTTCCGGGGCGGCGTGCAGGTCCTCGAGCACCACCACCAAGGGTTTTTCCTCGGCGAGGGTGCGAAGTACGTGCAACCAGGCCTCGATGAGCGCTTCCTCGAGCTGTGCTCCGCTTAAGGGAGGCTTGGCTTGAAGGCCTAGGCTGAAGGCGAGAACGGGACGCAGGGAGGCGGGGAGGGGCAGCGCGTCGAGCCACGCTTCCGGAGGTCCTAGGATCTCCTGGAAGAACTCGCGTAGGGTGAGGCGTAACGGCGCCTCCAGACTGAGACGGGGGCTCCAGAGGACGCGGGTCGCGTCTCCAAGGTCTTCGCAGAACGCCTCGATGAGCCGGGTTTTCCCCGATCCCATCGGCCCCACCACGGGAACCAGGCGGTTATGCCCTTGTTGGACCTCGGCGAAGGCTGCGCGAAGCGCGGCGAGTTCCTGCTCGCGGCCGAAGAGCGCAGGGTCGCGGCGCTGCCACCCCGAGAAGCGGTAGGTTCGTACGGGGATGGAAAACCCCTTGGCCGTAAGGGGCTCAAGGGGCTCCAGCTGCGCCTCAGGCACAAGACTTGCGGTGGTTTCATCCACCCAGATCTCGCCGGGCGGCGCGGCCTGAGTGAGGCGCTGGGCCAGGTTCACGGGCGGCCCCAGGACGGTCTGGTGCGCTTCGCGTTGCCCACCCAACGGCGCGGCCAGTATCATCCCGGTCGCGATCCCCACCCGGCCTATAAGCGGGATGTCCTTAGCGCGTGCGAGGGCCTGGTTGCGCGCTACCATGCACGCCGCGGCCCTTAAGGCGTTGTGGGGGTCCTCCTCGTGGCTCTGATGCAACCCAAAGACCGCGAGCATCCCGTCCCCAAGGAACTGCTCCACGCTGCCGCCGTGCTGCTCGACGCACTGCGCGGTAGCGGAAAGCACCTGGTTCACCACACTCCAGGTCTCCTCGAGGCCGTGTGCTTGCGCGTAGGCCGTGAAGCGCGACAAATCGAAGAACAACACCGTAGCCCAGCGGCGCGCCTGCTCCGACGCGGCGCTCAAGGGATTGCCGCAGAGCCCGCAGTACCGGAACTCCGGAGGGTTTCGATAGCCGCAGTGCGCACACCTCATCGCTCGAGCCGGAACCCCATCAAAGGCGGAGCAGTCACGACCTCTAGGGGTAACCCCGCCTCGAGCGGTTCCTCAGAGGCCAGCACGATCGGGATGCCCACGTCTAAGTGGTAAAACCAGGGCTCGATCGGCTGCACGATCCGGCCTCGGAGCCGGTACCGCCCGCCCGAAAGCCGCCATGCGCCCGGCCGGTCCTCGTGGTAGCGGTAACGTTCCAGCACCCCGTGCACGATCACCTCAACCGGTCCGTTCGGGCTAGGCGGAGGGGATCGGTCGAAGAGGTGCAACACCCCCACGGGGCACGCCAGCTCGAGTACGGGGCTGCCGAGGGGCGTGGGGTAAGCGTAACCACGCGTGGCGTAAGCGGCGAATCGCTGAGTGAACTCCTCCACGCTTTCCTCGAGCACCATGCCTAAATTCTACTGCAAAATGTGCGCGGCGGATCAATCCCCGAAACGGAAGACAAGCCCGTTTACAGGGTGAAGTATGGGCGTTAGAGGGGGGTGGTGAGGCAAGATCGGCGGTTTTTGAGGTGCGCATCGCTAAGATAACGTGAACGTGTATACATTTCATTTCCTGTTTATCTGTCGCTAGGGCGGGCGCTCAGGCCTAGACATCCTCCCTAGAAGACGATGGACAGACCGAATTTTGTGATGCCTGGGCGCTTTGCAAAAGCGCGGTCCGCGCCCTTGGAGAACCAGGGCTGCGCGGAGTCGATCGAGCGCTGCTGTGGATAAGGCCCCCACCGTAGCCAGCGCCGCGGCGGGGGCCTCTACGAACCCACTAGGCAAGGGCAGGGATTTAGAATACCGGGCCGAGGCGGAAGTGGAGCACCCCGTTCGGGTTCGTGGGGCTAAACCCGTAGTCCAGGCGGATCGGGGGCAGGAACACCCCACTAAACCCGAGGTTTAGCTGCAAGCCCACCCCGTATCCACCGAAGAAGACCGGATCTTCCCCCGGGTTCCACACGCTCCCCACGTCCACAAACACGATGCCCACAAGGGTCTGCGTAACCGAGGAGCGTAGCCCGAAGTCGTACCGGTACTCCACCGACCCCCCGAGCAGGTTCGTTCCCGAGAAGGCGCGGTTCTCGTAGCCGCGCAACAAGCTGATCTCCGGCTCCGAGCCGCCCAGGTGGAAGAGCCGGCTCTCCGGGGGCTCACCCAGGACCGTGCCCGCCGCTACGCGGAAGGCCAGCACCTGCTGACGCGGCTCGTCCAGTGCGACATACGTCTTAAGGGTTGCGGAGAGGGGAACGAACTGCGTAGGGGCCTCTCCCTCAGGGAAGACCAGGCCGAACGCGCTCGAGGCCCGCGCGGCCACGCCCTCCGTAGGGAAGTCGGGGCTGTCCGCGGTGCTGAAGCGCGCCGAGAGGCCCAGCGAATAGCTCTGGTAGGGGGTGGGCAGCAGCGCCATGGCCTCCGCCTCGCTGGGGGTGCTGGGGGCTTCGGGGTCGAGCACCTCGAGCTTCGGCTGCACGATCTCCGCGTCTACGCTGGCGAAGAGCCGCAGGTTCTTCAGGTCTTTGGAGAAGGGGCGGCCCACCGTGAAGCGAAAGCCGGTGCGGCGCTCGGTGAACTCCCAGCCGGTGTCTTGCCCGTTCGTGTCGGTGAGCGGGATGTTCGGCACGGGAAGGGTGAAGAGGCTGAGCTCGAGACTGGTGCGCACCTCTTTCAGATCCGCGAAGTCCACGAACAGCCAGGGGATGCGGTAGGTGGCGCGGAGGGAGAAGTTATCCTGAGCCTCGTTCTCCCCGAAGACCACGTCCACCGAAACCTGGTGCGCGAGGCCGAACAGGTTGCGTTCGGTAAGGGTGGCCTGGCCGCTCCAGCCTTCGAGGCTGGACCACCCGATCGCCGGGGCGAAGATGCCCGTGCGGGCCTCCGAAAGCTCCAGGACGAGTACGACCTCGTCCGGTGTGGCGCCCGGCGCGGTACGTACCGCGGGGGGTTCGGCGAGCAGGCCCGTGCGCAGTAGGTTGGTGATGCCTTCCCGGACGGCTTGCACGGAGAGGACACTGCCCGTTGGGGGGAGTTCGCGCAGCACCACCTCGTCGCGCGTGCGGTGCGGACCGTCCCACTCGAGCCGGTACCCGCCGATGCGGATCTCGTGCACCCGGAGGGTGTACACCCCCTCCTGGAAGGAAACGTCGGGCTGGGGGCGCACCTCGAGGCCCGCCTCCTGGTACAGGCGTACGATACGCCCGTAATCCTCCTGGGCGAGTTCGGGAACGTACACGTCCCCCGGCCCCAAGCGTAGCGCGGCGCGTACCTTCTCCAGGGGGAAGGCGCTCACCCCTTGGATCTGCACCTCGCGGATCACACCGAAGCGCGGGGTGCTGGGGGAGAGCACCACCCGCACCTGATCTGGAGCGACCTGCTCCAGCTGGAAACGCACCTCTTGCCCCAAGGCACGGGAAAGCCGGGCCACTTCGTCCAGAAGCTGCTCGTAGTTGAAGGGTGCGCCGGCTTCGAGGATGATCGGCGCGTCCCCCAGGGCGGTGGCGTCCACCTCGGCGAGCTGCAGTTCCCGGATGCGGAGGTGCAGGGTGTCCTCGATCAGCCGGGTCTCGGCGGGATTCACGCCGCTTCCGCGGAAGCCTTGCTCGAAGTACCGCCGGTTCACCGTCTGAACGGCCTGCCGGTACGCTTCCCATTCGAACTTGCCCGCGCGCACGAGGGGATCGAACGCCGCGCGCACCTCCGCTTCAGGGATGAGGGTCGCGCCCTCCACCGCGATGCTCGCGAGGGGCGGGGACTCCTCCACGGTGTACTTCAAAATGACGCCTTCGGGGGTTTGCGTGGCCTCGAGGCGCACCTCGGGGGTGAAGGGGAAACCCTGCTCGCGGTAGAAGGTGCCGATGCGCTGGGCGCCTTCCTGGGCACGGTTGGGGTTGTAGGTCGCCCCTTGGCCTAGGGCGAGTTCTTCTCCAAGAAGGCGGGTGAGGGTTTCGGGGGGGAAGGCCGAAGCGGCGATCTCCAGCCCGCGGATGGGGGGGTTGGGTTGGAGGCGGACCACGAGCACCCCGTCCTCTAGGCGGACCTCCGCGCTGGCGAAGTAACCGGTCTCGAGTACCGCTTCCCGAACGGCCTCGAGGTCTGTCTCGGTGATCTCGTCGCCGACGGAGACGGGCAGGGCGATGCGGGCGAGGGCGTTGAGGACGGGGCCGGCCCCTTCGATACGTATGTCGTTTAGGGGGACCGCCAATACCATTCCAAACGCCAGGAATAACACCGCTGCAAGGCGTTTCAACATGCGATCATGCTACCGAATTGTGGTGAAGTACGTGTGAGAGGGGGCGTCAGGGCGCCTTGTGGGGGGGAGCTCGGTTGGGTATCGTAGGAAGCGTGATGTACGACAAGATTCAGGAAGCGGTGAAAGCGGTGCGCCGCAGGACCTCCTTTGAGCCCGAGATCGGGGTGGTCCTGGGCAGTGGCTTGGGGCCTCTTGCGGACGAGGTCGAGGCGGTCGCGGAGGTGCCGTACAGCGAGATCCCGGGCTTCCCCATCTCGACGGCACCGGGGCACGAAGGGAAGCTCGTGTTGGGGACCCTCGCGGGCAAGAAGGTGGTCGTGTACAAGGGGCGGGTGCACTATTACGAGGGGTACCCCATGGAGCAGGTGGTCTTCCCGGTGCGGGTGGGGTACTACCTCGGGGCGAAGACCTTCGTGCTCACCTCGGCCGCTGGGGGGCTCAACCCCATGTGGGAGGCCGGGGACATCATGCTGCACCTGGACTACATCAACTTCATGGGAGAGAACCCCTTGAGGGGGCCGAACGACGAGCGCATGGGCCCGCGCTTCCCGGTGATGTTCGAGGCTTACGACCCCGAGGCGATCGAGCGGGCGCGGGAGGTGGCTCGCAAGGAGAACATCCGCTTGCGGGAGGGGGTGTACGTGGCGATCTCCGGCCCGAGCTTCGCGTCGCGGGCTGAGCTGCGCCTGTTGCGCTACGGGTTCGGGGCGGACGCGATCGGGATGTCCATGGTGCCGGAGGTGATCGCTCTGCGTCACTTGGGAGCCCGCGTCTTGGGGTTGTCCACCATCACCGACATGGCCGTCGGGGACCGTGACCACCACTCCACCGCGGAGGAGGTCCTCGAGACCGCCGAGCGGACCGGCCCCGTGTTCCGGCGCTTGGTTAAGGCGATCCTAGAGGTCCTCTAGGTGCGATGGGGCTGCCCGAGGTCCTGGAGCGCATCGCGCGCGCTGCGGCCCGGGCGGGCCGCAGCGCGGACTCGGTGCGCCTCGTCGCGGTGACGAAAGGGCGCACCCTAGAGGAGATTCAGCGCTGCGTGCTGGCGTACGGGAACTTCCCGCTAGGGGAGTCGCGGGTCCAGGAAGCGCGGCCCAAGATGGAGGCGCTGAGCGGGGTGGAGTGGCACTTTATCGGACCGTTGCAGCGCAACAAGGTCAAGTTCATGCGACCGTTTGCCCTGGTGCACTCGATCGACTCCGTCCGCCTCGCGCAGGCCCTCGCGCGCCGCGCCGCGAGGGAAGGTTGGCGCGCCCGGGTGCTGCTTCAGGTCAACGTGGCCCGCGAGCCGCAAAAACACGGGGTGTTCGTCGAGGAGCTTGCGGACGCGGTGGCGCGGGTGCGGGAGCTCGAAGCGCTGGAACTCGTGGGTCTGATGACCATGGCACCGTACACCGAGCGGCCGGAGGAGGTGCGCTGGGTGTTCCGCGAGCTCTCCCGGCTCGCCGACCGGTATAATTTGGCCGAGCGGTCGATGGGCATGACCGGGGATTTCGAGGTCGCGGTTGAGGAAGGCGCGACGCTGGTTCGGGTAGGTCGGGCGTTGTTCGAGGAGGGTTGATGGAGCTCAGCTCGTTGGACATTCGCTACCAGGAGTTCAGGCGCGTGCTGCGCGGGTACGCCCCCGAGGAGGTGCGGGATTATCTGGGCCGGATCGCGGACCGGGTGGGGGCGCTGCTCGAGGAGAACGAGGCCCTAAGGGCCCGTGTCCAGGAGCTTGAGGAGACCCTCGAGGAGATGCGCCGTGGCGAGGAGGAGTTGAAGCGAGCGGTGGTCGCTGCGGAGCGGATCGCCCGGGAGGTGAAGCTGCAAGCGGAACGCGAGGCGGAGCTCATCCGGAAGGAAGCGGAGGCCGCGAAGGAGGAGATCCTTCGGGAGGCGATGGAGCAAGTCAAACGCTTGCAGCGCGAGTTCGAGGCGTTGCGCCGCGAGCGGGATTTGTTCATCGAACAGTTTCGGGGGTTGCTCGAGGGGTACCTCGATTCTTTAGAGAAGGTGGCCCCTCGGTCAACCCGAACCGGGTGAGGAGGCGCAGCACCGCCTCGCGCCAGCGGTACTCGAGGGGGAACCTTCCTGCTACCGGGTAACCGCCCGCGTCGATGTTCAGCCGCTGAGCGAGCATCATGGCCCGGGGCAGGTGGGGGGCGTCCGTAACGATGAGGACGCGCGCCGGTCCGAGGAGTGCCCGGGCGTTCTTGAGGTTCTCCCAGGTGCTGCGGCTTCGCGTCTCGCAGATTAGCGCGTCCCTGGGCACACCGGCGGCCTCGAGGTAGCGGCACCCGACCTCGCCTTCGCTGTAACGGTCACCGGGTTGTTTCCCGCCCGTGACGAGGATCGTGGGCGCGTACCCCTGCCGGTAGAGGGCGAGCGCGGCGTTCAGGCGGTTCGCGAAGATGGGGGAGGGGTGACCGTTGTACTGGGCCGCCCCGAGCACCACGATCGCATCGGCCATCTGGGGGGCGCTTGCGAGCCCCCAGATGAACACGCACAATAGGGCGGCCCACAGCTTCCGCACGACCTTAGCCTATGGCAGAGGGGCGCGTGTTGTCCAGGAAGGCAAGGAGCTCCTGGGGGGTGCGTAGGCGGGGGTGGAGGTCCGCGTTATCGGGGGTGGGCAGGAAGACGATGGGCACGCCCGCCGCTTCCGCTGCGATGCGGTCCGCGTGAGAATCGCCCACGAACAGCGCCTCTTCCGGACGAACTTTGAGGTACGCTAGCGCCTGCTCGATCAGGTCCGGGGCGGGTTTGGGGCGTCCGTCGGCGCGCGTGAGCACCAGGGAGAACTCGAGGCGGTGCCGTTGCAGGACGATCTGAACGGCTTCCGGGTTGTTGTTCGTGATGAGCGCGGTGGGGACCGCGGCGCGCCGAAGGGCGCGCAGCACCGCCCGCATGCCTGGACGCACGCGGGATTTTTGGGCGACCTCCCGCTCGAGCTGGTGGAACGCCCCACGGGCGATTTCGCGCTGCGTTTCGGGGAGGAGGCTTAACCCCTCGATGACCAAGTGGTCGTTCGGCAGGCCCCAGCGCCGCTTGAACTCGAGGAGGGGGGAGGGGCGCACGGGTTCGAGGAGGGTATCATCCATGTCGAAGAGGAATGCTTTCATGGCAGGGCTCTCATGGTACAATAAATCCGCCGGGAAAGCGGAAGCCTACCCCCTCTCTTTCCCGGGAGGTGAACAGGGATTAACAAGGTTTACGGACGAACGAACGGCCTAAAACCCAGTGCCCGTAAGCGGCTCGCGAACCTGTACCGCCGCCGCGTTCCGGATGACCGTCTGTACACCGCGGAGCTTGCCCGGACGCTGGCGCAGCTTTCTTACGAGATTCACAAACCGATCAGCCTCCTGCTCGACCGCCGGGGGAGCGTGCGTGCCGTGACCGTGGGGGACGCGCGCGAGGTGCCGATCCCGCCCATGGCGTACGTGGAGACCCGGCTTTCCGGGTACCGGATCCTGCACACGCACCTTGGCGGAGGTGGGCTTTCCCGGCCGGACCTTTCCACCCTGTTCCTGAACCGGCTGGACGCGGTGGTGGCCCTGGATGTCGCGGAGGGGCGTCCCACGAACGCGCACCTCGCGCACCTGGTGCCGCCCCACGCGGAGGAGGAGGACTGGCGCGTCTACCCCGCCCGCCCCTACCACGCGTACCTCGATTGGGACTTCGGCGCGGTGCTGAAGGCCCTCGAGGAGGAGCTCGCGAAGGCCGCGCGGGTGCGGGAGATGGCGGACGGGTCGGGGGAACGCGTGATTCTGGTGGGCGTGGACCGGGGCGAGGGGCCTCAGGCCGAGGTGGACCTCGTCGAGCTGGCCGAGCTCGCGCGCACGGCGGGTGGCGTCGTGGTGCACCGGGAGCTCGTGTACCGGCCCGAGCTGGACGCGCGGTACGTGGTGGGGCGCGGCAAGCTCGAGGAGCTCACCACGGTCGCGTACCACGAGAACGCCGGCACGCTGATCTTCGGGCTGGACCTCGCGCCGGCGCAGGCGCGCGAGATCGAGACGGTCACCCAGCTGAAGGTGCTGGACCGCACCCAGCTGATCCTGGACATCTTCGCGCAGCACGCACGCACCCCCCAGGCCAAGGCGCAGGTGGAGCTCGCGCAGCTCCGCTACCTCCTGCCGCGCCTGGTCGGGCGCGGCCGGGAGATGAGCCGCCTCGGGGGTGGGATCGGCACGCGCGGTCCCGGCGAGACCAAGCTCGAGGTGGACCGCCGGCGGATCCAGGCGCGGATCGC
This region of Marinithermus hydrothermalis DSM 14884 genomic DNA includes:
- the dnaG gene encoding DNA primase, which translates into the protein MDPREAIRARLDFKGLVERYVALRPAGKGRWKGLCPFHKEKTPSFHVDEEKGLFYCFGCKAGGDAFSFLERIEGITFQEALEKLAQETGVELPRAERNAKPRRELLEINELALAYFRSHLEGKAWAYLQRRGLTEASVERFALGYAPPGWDGLLRYLQKHGVDPRQGVEAGLLIERNGRVFDRFRDRVIFPIHDPLGRVVAFTGRVLNPEDTPKYLNTPETPIFKKSELLYGYAQARAALRERRQAVVVEGLFDVIALHQMGWPEAVAVLGSALSPDQALLLKRAGVERVYLAFDADEAGRKATLAGLDLEIARSFLVYAARLPEGQDPGDLLVLPNGAQVFQEALERALSEVEFRFEAASAGLDLTRPEAKRRVLQALLPRLVQAEPFDPVAEALKALIIDRLAIDPRALEDVILTQKKRRRTETLTTEQVRGMTPTTREPRDKTLLLELDIIALLLSAPQEELRTWVQYVEDHTWPPPDSFLAEFIEVARKEYFSPERILHHFEKRGEGARLFERLMLAGGTIPDLAASLDKSMARLREAYLTARLERLKAELKQNPEDPIVLLKEIQEVQKAIEAERRLYKRP
- a CDS encoding AAA family ATPase; protein product: MRCAHCGYRNPPEFRYCGLCGNPLSAASEQARRWATVLFFDLSRFTAYAQAHGLEETWSVVNQVLSATAQCVEQHGGSVEQFLGDGMLAVFGLHQSHEEDPHNALRAAACMVARNQALARAKDIPLIGRVGIATGMILAAPLGGQREAHQTVLGPPVNLAQRLTQAAPPGEIWVDETTASLVPEAQLEPLEPLTAKGFSIPVRTYRFSGWQRRDPALFGREQELAALRAAFAEVQQGHNRLVPVVGPMGSGKTRLIEAFCEDLGDATRVLWSPRLSLEAPLRLTLREFFQEILGPPEAWLDALPLPASLRPVLAFSLGLQAKPPLSGAQLEEALIEAWLHVLRTLAEEKPLVVVLEDLHAAPETVRQLTHRFAEGQWGRILLLATSRKDYWRTSLHVGPLPPEAGQAYLRHLRPNLSPEALEHIYRQSGGIPLVMRFLALMPQPASSLAAALQSRMDTLPVEARTALLAASVCGQHTWAGLLQQILKHDPRPALARLVAEGYLKRTQSLMPDEEQYSFTDPFYPVAALELVPLPQRTAWHRKIAEWLVKKGHPGWAQSAAHHYAKAGEHERAYRMLRVAAQRAAQSGMLSQAELFYRQALEIAPTDALRQAARRDLAQLALARGTPKQALEWAQTLPEPDRHYYVGLALSELRRDKEAREALALQAYLAARPNDLRAQLSLARLEPASLALSRTEALLPEVPEDSPLAAELLLVRGEALKQLHKMESARRTFEEGYARCLRLGQAYEAVKAALEISGLLWRQGHPAAAMTWSERALEQAQDLHPALVAVVHAVTGGLYLDQGNYEAARQQLEKARAMFEEARTSEEEARVYGVYLRYLIETGHLPEAVALGETVYARTRHPWAGALLALAHALKPDKRSEARFCELSQELVSQPHPDVQAFVHAALGIRAWQTEQDPRAYFRTALRWAHTGRNPYARYLTLCALALYLRPRDIARTRALAQYLLHHTAKTGFMGFHQVARILRAELELAEGRKVDHLLNFTASLPAIELWRRSLLVRLGQTVSPVPSRKLEGYGILGGWARYAWKEALRASKLLR
- a CDS encoding BamA/OMP85 family outer membrane protein, whose translation is MLKRLAAVLFLAFGMVLAVPLNDIRIEGAGPVLNALARIALPVSVGDEITETDLEAVREAVLETGYFASAEVRLEDGVLVVRLQPNPPIRGLEIAASAFPPETLTRLLGEELALGQGATYNPNRAQEGAQRIGTFYREQGFPFTPEVRLEATQTPEGVILKYTVEESPPLASIAVEGATLIPEAEVRAAFDPLVRAGKFEWEAYRQAVQTVNRRYFEQGFRGSGVNPAETRLIEDTLHLRIRELQLAEVDATALGDAPIILEAGAPFNYEQLLDEVARLSRALGQEVRFQLEQVAPDQVRVVLSPSTPRFGVIREVQIQGVSAFPLEKVRAALRLGPGDVYVPELAQEDYGRIVRLYQEAGLEVRPQPDVSFQEGVYTLRVHEIRIGGYRLEWDGPHRTRDEVVLRELPPTGSVLSVQAVREGITNLLRTGLLAEPPAVRTAPGATPDEVVLVLELSEARTGIFAPAIGWSSLEGWSGQATLTERNLFGLAHQVSVDVVFGENEAQDNFSLRATYRIPWLFVDFADLKEVRTSLELSLFTLPVPNIPLTDTNGQDTGWEFTERRTGFRFTVGRPFSKDLKNLRLFASVDAEIVQPKLEVLDPEAPSTPSEAEAMALLPTPYQSYSLGLSARFSTADSPDFPTEGVAARASSAFGLVFPEGEAPTQFVPLSATLKTYVALDEPRQQVLAFRVAAGTVLGEPPESRLFHLGGSEPEISLLRGYENRAFSGTNLLGGSVEYRYDFGLRSSVTQTLVGIVFVDVGSVWNPGEDPVFFGGYGVGLQLNLGFSGVFLPPIRLDYGFSPTNPNGVLHFRLGPVF
- a CDS encoding purine-nucleoside phosphorylase, giving the protein MYDKIQEAVKAVRRRTSFEPEIGVVLGSGLGPLADEVEAVAEVPYSEIPGFPISTAPGHEGKLVLGTLAGKKVVVYKGRVHYYEGYPMEQVVFPVRVGYYLGAKTFVLTSAAGGLNPMWEAGDIMLHLDYINFMGENPLRGPNDERMGPRFPVMFEAYDPEAIERAREVARKENIRLREGVYVAISGPSFASRAELRLLRYGFGADAIGMSMVPEVIALRHLGARVLGLSTITDMAVGDRDHHSTAEEVLETAERTGPVFRRLVKAILEVL
- a CDS encoding YggS family pyridoxal phosphate-dependent enzyme, whose translation is MGLPEVLERIARAAARAGRSADSVRLVAVTKGRTLEEIQRCVLAYGNFPLGESRVQEARPKMEALSGVEWHFIGPLQRNKVKFMRPFALVHSIDSVRLAQALARRAAREGWRARVLLQVNVAREPQKHGVFVEELADAVARVRELEALELVGLMTMAPYTERPEEVRWVFRELSRLADRYNLAERSMGMTGDFEVAVEEGATLVRVGRALFEEG
- a CDS encoding DivIVA domain-containing protein, which encodes MELSSLDIRYQEFRRVLRGYAPEEVRDYLGRIADRVGALLEENEALRARVQELEETLEEMRRGEEELKRAVVAAERIAREVKLQAEREAELIRKEAEAAKEEILREAMEQVKRLQREFEALRRERDLFIEQFRGLLEGYLDSLEKVAPRSTRTG
- a CDS encoding YdcF family protein — protein: MRKLWAALLCVFIWGLASAPQMADAIVVLGAAQYNGHPSPIFANRLNAALALYRQGYAPTILVTGGKQPGDRYSEGEVGCRYLEAAGVPRDALICETRSRSTWENLKNARALLGPARVLIVTDAPHLPRAMMLAQRLNIDAGGYPVAGRFPLEYRWREAVLRLLTRFGLTEGPPSLKNRGTPRATPETVR
- a CDS encoding HAD family hydrolase, with translation MKAFLFDMDDTLLEPVRPSPLLEFKRRWGLPNDHLVIEGLSLLPETQREIARGAFHQLEREVAQKSRVRPGMRAVLRALRRAAVPTALITNNNPEAVQIVLQRHRLEFSLVLTRADGRPKPAPDLIEQALAYLKVRPEEALFVGDSHADRIAAEAAGVPIVFLPTPDNADLHPRLRTPQELLAFLDNTRPSAIG